A region of the bacterium genome:
TTTTACATTGATGGGACATATATACAGAGTTGGTACACAGATGGTTTATCTTCTGGATATTGGACTTATGTAGATGATTGGCAAAGGACATTAAGTTCAGGCTCTCATACTTTAAAGATTGTCATTGATGCAACAAATGCCATTGCTGAGTCAAATGAGAATGATAATAGTTATGAGAGGCAGTTTTATTGGTCTGCCTTACCTGCCTTACCTGATTTAGTGGTTACAAGTTTAACCATAACCCCTTCAACCCCTGTCGGAGCTCAACCAGCAGAGATTAAATGGAGAGTAGATAATGATGGTAGTGCAGATATACCTGTCTCCATACGGTTTTATACCAAACTCTATATTGATGAGAGTCTAAAAAAGACCTGGTATACTGATGGTTTAAAAACTACTCAATATATCTCTGATACCTACACAGAGACCTTTTCAATCGGGAGTCATAAAGTAAGGTTAGAAACAGATGTAGATAATGTTGTTTCGGAGTCAAATGAAGATAATAATAAAAAAGAAGACTCATTCACCGTTATTCGTATCCAACCACCAACAAATTTAACGGCAACTGTTATAGCAAACAACACCGTTAAATTAAACTGGGATTGGTCCTATGATAATTCTGTATTATGGGGATTTTATATTTATAGAAGTCAAACTAATAATTTTGTGCCTTCAAATAGTAATTATATTGGTAATACCTCTAATGATGTCCGATATTATGAGGATAGGGGTGTTCCTAATGTAGGGACTTATTATTACAAGGTAACAGCGGTAGATTGGTATTCTTATCCTCCAGATGATGAAAGTGTTCCTTCAAATCAGGCTTCTGTAATTATTACACCGCCGCAAGATATTACTCCTCCTTCAGCACCAACTAACTTAACCGTAACCAATCCACCAGATGATGATGGCACACATCTAAATCTAACCTGGACAGCATCAACAGATGATGTCGCAGTAGCCTATTATCGTGTATATGAATCCACATCTCCCAATATATCGGAAGAAATTTATGATGCATATTATGAACCAACAGGGAATAGCCTTCAAGCCTATGATTTAATAAAAGGGATAAAGTATTATTACAAGGTATTAGCTATAGATACTTCTGGCAATGAAAGTAGCCTATCCAATCGTGCAGAAGGCATACCAAAGGATATAAGGCAACCTGACCCACCTACCAATCTATCTGCAGTTGGTAATGATGGTTATGTGTCTCTCTCCTGGGATTATTCCTGGGATGCCGGGAAATGGAACATCTACCGCCAGCCGGGTATAAATACATCTGATTATGAGAAGATAGATTATACCTACTCTAATTCCTTTACTGACTACAGCGTAACCAATGACACAACCTATTATTACAAAATTAGGGCAGAAAGCTATGAAGGGGTAGAAAGCAATGATTCAAATGTTGTTCAGGCTACCCCAACAATGGCAGACCTACCTCCTTCTGCTCCAGCAGGCCTTGCCGCTTATGGGGATAATGAAAGTATTACCTTGGTTTGGAGAAAGGACCATTTTGAACAAGATTTTGCCGGTTTTAATATCTATAGGGATGGAACAAAGCAAAATTCCTATCCTATAAAGGAGATGATATATGAAGATAGAGGGCTGACAAATGGTAGAACATATAATTATCAGGTCAAAACAGTAGATAAAGGGGATAATGAAAGCATTCCTATTTCAATTGATGCCATTCCTAACCCTGTAAAAGTAAACATTATATCAATAAATGGATATTCACCAGGAACTTATTATACTGACACCAATAATCCCGAACCTATATACATCGAATACAAACAAGAAGGACAGATAAGTTATATAGAATTTCAGGTAGTAGATGTTACTGGTGGAAAAGAAGGAAGTATAGTTTATTCTGAGAAAATCTATCAACCGCCCCCTACATTTGTAAAGGGGAATCCGATAATTATATGGGACGGTAAGGATAAGTATAAAGGATATGTACCTCCAGGTGTATATGAATTCAGGTTGGTTGCCTATCAAATATTAGAACCTATAAAGGGGGTATTAACTCCACCCATAAAAGAGGTAGGAGAATCACAAACAAGAATACTTCAAAGGACACAAGCGGTATTCAAAGTCCTTAAGGATACTGTCGAAATTAATCCCGGGGATTCAAAGATAAAAAAGATAGCTTATACTACCTTGGACTATGCTCCTTGTGGTGATGCGAGGGATATAGCCGCTCAAATATTCAGTGGTTTAGCAGGAGAGGATATAAATACATTTGTCTTAGTGGTAGCGGGTGTAGGGTTTATACTTGATGTAGGACTACCTGGTTTTCCTGGTGATGATATAGTCATAAATGTACTTAAGAAGATAGGTAAAATAATTCCTTTTCAGGCAGCAGGAAAGCTTGGAGAGGTAGGAATGGATTTGTTGATGAAAAACAAAGAGGCTTGTGGTCATCTATTTGGTTTCTTAAGTAAGAATGAAGACCTGGCGATAAAACTTCTCAAGACCTCAGATGACGCTCAACAACTCGGCGAATTCTTTGTTAAATATGGGGATGAGGGAGGAACATTGCTTAAGAAGTTTGGCGATGATATGGCCGATGAGGCGTTTGAGGTGTATAAGAGGGGTGGGGAGTTAAAAAATACAAGAGGTATAGCAAAAGGAATTAAAGGAGTAGGTTGGCTTGAAGAAGGAAATGAATCTTTCGGCTGGAAACATATATTTGGTAGGCATATAGATGGTACTTTAGAAGTAAATATTTCTGCTTCTTTCTTCCCAACAGGAAGAAGAATAGAAAGGGCGATCCCTAAAACATTACCAAATGTAATGAAAGATAGTGAAGTAGAAGAGTTAATATATGAAAGCATTAGAAGAGTTGACCCTATAATAAGTGGGGATAAGTTAAAATATATTTACCAACCTTCTAAATACGGTATCGATGAAATGTGGACTATTACTACTCAAGAAGGTAAAATAATTACTACCTACCCAATAAAAGGTCCAAATGTGTGGAAGTGGAATGTTGATAAACAAATATGGGAATTACAATAAGATGGAGAGTAAAAATATAGAAG
Encoded here:
- a CDS encoding CARDB domain-containing protein; translated protein: MEVVVKRIKMLIIIMGCLFLVNNGFGKEALGAPNLTHYTPSGWDYPIVPSSVPNTHKVDTLYGNQTTYIDWAIQNNGDANATGRFYTYFYIDGTYIQSWYTDGLSSGYWTYVDDWQRTLSVGYHTLKIVIDATNAISESNENDNSYERQFYWQGKPNLTYYTPSGWDYPIVPSSVPNTHKVDTLYGNQTTYIDWAIQNNGDANATGRFYTYFYIDGTYIQSWYTDGLSSGYWTYVDDWQRTLSVGYHTLKIVIDATNAISESNENDNSYERQFYWQGKPNLTYYTPSGWDYPIVPSSVPNTHKVDTLYGNQTTYIDWAIQNNGDANASGRFYTYFYIDGTYIQSWYTDGLSSGYWSYVDDWQRTLSVGYHTLKIVIDATNAIVESNENDNSYERQFYWQGKPNLTYYTPSGWDYPIVPSSVPNTHSVDTLYGNQITYIDWAIQNNGNANAAGRFHTYFYIDGTYIQSWYTDGLSSGYWTYVDDWQRTLSSGSHTLKIVIDATNAIAESNENDNSYERQFYWSALPALPDLVVTSLTITPSTPVGAQPAEIKWRVDNDGSADIPVSIRFYTKLYIDESLKKTWYTDGLKTTQYISDTYTETFSIGSHKVRLETDVDNVVSESNEDNNKKEDSFTVIRIQPPTNLTATVIANNTVKLNWDWSYDNSVLWGFYIYRSQTNNFVPSNSNYIGNTSNDVRYYEDRGVPNVGTYYYKVTAVDWYSYPPDDESVPSNQASVIITPPQDITPPSAPTNLTVTNPPDDDGTHLNLTWTASTDDVAVAYYRVYESTSPNISEEIYDAYYEPTGNSLQAYDLIKGIKYYYKVLAIDTSGNESSLSNRAEGIPKDIRQPDPPTNLSAVGNDGYVSLSWDYSWDAGKWNIYRQPGINTSDYEKIDYTYSNSFTDYSVTNDTTYYYKIRAESYEGVESNDSNVVQATPTMADLPPSAPAGLAAYGDNESITLVWRKDHFEQDFAGFNIYRDGTKQNSYPIKEMIYEDRGLTNGRTYNYQVKTVDKGDNESIPISIDAIPNPVKVNIISINGYSPGTYYTDTNNPEPIYIEYKQEGQISYIEFQVVDVTGGKEGSIVYSEKIYQPPPTFVKGNPIIIWDGKDKYKGYVPPGVYEFRLVAYQILEPIKGVLTPPIKEVGESQTRILQRTQAVFKVLKDTVEINPGDSKIKKIAYTTLDYAPCGDARDIAAQIFSGLAGEDINTFVLVVAGVGFILDVGLPGFPGDDIVINVLKKIGKIIPFQAAGKLGEVGMDLLMKNKEACGHLFGFLSKNEDLAIKLLKTSDDAQQLGEFFVKYGDEGGTLLKKFGDDMADEAFEVYKRGGELKNTRGIAKGIKGVGWLEEGNESFGWKHIFGRHIDGTLEVNISASFFPTGRRIERAIPKTLPNVMKDSEVEELIYESIRRVDPIISGDKLKYIYQPSKYGIDEMWTITTQEGKIITTYPIKGPNVWKWNVDKQIWELQ